AGCGCGGACAACTCACATAGGGCCGAAAGGTTCTCGACTGTTATTGCGTCGCCACCGACTGCAGATATGAGGCTGAAATCGACTACTCTTGGAGGCTCGAACCAACACTCGCCTTCTACCGCGATGGCCGAAACTCGGGCACTCGGAGCATTTATGACCAGGCACTTGACCCTGCCGGCCTCCAGGCCCTCAGATATGCTGATCACGGGCAGGCCGATAAGCTCTTCACTCCGCCTCATCAGGCAGACACCTCCGTCCATGGGATGGAACGTCGGTGGTATTTTCGCCGCCTCGAGGCTCAGTCCTTCATCTCCTCGCGTCCTCCACCCTGTGGGATACTGCATCGAGGGCTTTCTGCAGCAAGTCTTCACGGTCGGGCAGGTCCAGGACCAAACGGGCGATGGCCTGCAGCCCCGGAGACTCGTCGAAGAACCTGCGCAGGTAGAGGGGCGTCCTGCCGATGATCTCGAACACCTCGTCCTGGTCCGCGTGGACCGCGTCTGCGAATCGTTCGTAGATCCGGTCTGGGTAGGATTTCTTGCCCGTCTCGATTTCGGAGACCACGTTCGGGGAGATGCCGAGCTTCCTTGCGACCTCCCGGCCAGACATCCCCTGGCCCTCCCGTTTCTCTCTGAGGTAATCTCCGAGCCTCTGCAGGCGCACGAACTCTTCGAGCCGCTCCGGAGCACGCTGCTTCAGTTGCTCCAGGTACATCTCAGTGTGCGCGCTCATCTGTCCGTGCTCTCCGCTTTCAGGCATGGCGTAACCTCCTTGTTGAAACCTGTCAACTAAACTGTGCTCAAAAGATGCCGGGTCAATTCAATCCCATTTTCTGCAGTGATCTTGAATGAACAGGTGCCTAAGCCATACGTATACGAATACAGAGACACCCTTGGCACCCCGCTACGCCGGTTGCACGGAGGGCGGGATGGCTGCGCCGACGGCTCGAGACACTCTGGCGCATACACCTTGCAGGGGGAGACGTAGCCGGTAGAGTCTACCCTCATGACTGACCGCGGCCTGTTGCAGCGCTTCTATGTCACAGGTCACGTCCGCCCAGTTTACCTCCTCGTTCCGGTGCTCCAGCCTGACCTCGAGCTCATGCCGCAAGACCAGGGCAAGAAAGCTCGACAAGATGCGGCTGCGGATGGTATCATCCCATTCGTGGAAGACCGGCCTCGTCTCGAACAGGTCCTTGGTCTTACGGAAAGTAGACTCCACCATCCAGAGATTCTTGTACTGGACCACCACTTCATCTGCGGGCAGACTGGTGTTCGTTCTCAGGACCCATTTGGCGTCATACTGCTCGTCCTCTTTGATCTTTGTCTCGTCAAGGAAGACCTCATCTCCGTTCACACGGAGAAACCTTCGGTACCCTGGGTCCTTGGTGAGACTGGGCGTGCCGGACTTCAACTCTTCTTTCAGGCCCTCGATGAGCATCTCGCGATCCCGCTGGTCCTTCTCTTCTTCCTCGGGGTTGTGGCAGACTATGTACCGACGCCCATCGACCCAGACTTCTTCCGCCCTCAGGTTATGCACGACTTCCTGGTACCTCCCTGCACGGCTCAGAACCAAGCCACGGACTTTCCGTGTCCCTCGCAGCCTGACCCCGACGATGTACTGCATGCCTCAGCCCTCAAGCTCTGGGAACACCTCGTCACTGAGTATGTTTCGGTCTGCAACCGAGCACACCGTGAGGATTCCGCCGGCTCTTCGAAAGCCCAAGTTCGCCGTGGGGTTCACCGCCCGTGCCTTCGAACTGGATGCTAGCTGTATGGAAGAACACCAGCGAAACCCCGGTGAAGAGGTCCTTTTGGGACTCGAATAGGTCCTCCTCGACCCGGCCTTTCACCTGTCCAAGCCACCGCATGGCCCGGTACAGGTGGTGCAACTGGAGACCTTCGCGACCCGGAACCCAAGTGCCCGCCATCCAGCGCATAGCCTGCCGGTCAGACCCTGCTTCGAAGAACCTCTGGAGGACTCTGCGGAGAACACAGCCCTCTCCACATCGAACTCAAACCCACAACCCTCGAGCAAACCTCGGAGGATGCTTCCGATCCCGAGCTCATCCCACAGCCTTTCGAAGATAAGGGCAGGACCTATACTCAAAGAAGAGACGGCCTCAAGCTCACCATGAACGTGCGCCTGTTGAACTCGGGCCTCGTTTCCGTACCGTCCCAGGGACTTGAGGATAGCGTCAATTCGGCCTTCCTCACGGAGACGGTCCAGTCGCCCGAGTGAAGCGACTACGCGCTGCTTCGTCTTCCGGCCTTCACGGTGGTTCTCAACAACCTGGAGGTATTCGTATTCCCGGACCCTCTTGACGCGCACGAACACGGTTGCCGCCTCCTGTTACCACCTCCACGCTATGCCATCATACCCATATAATCAAACCTGAGTCCACGCGACATTGGCACCACACCTCGGCCGACTTTGCAGTATGCACAGGATATATTTCTGCTACAAACGCGTGTGGTGCTCATATCGGGGCGGTCCACTGTAGAAGGTGAGTCAGCCAACTGCTGCTCGGTCGGTTGATTTCGTTTCTGGCGTGTGTTAACATATGAACGCAGCCCAAGGCAGCTCCGGGGCGGTGTTCGATTTGGGCCGTGACGAGCAGTTCATGCGCCAGGCCATCTTCGAGGCTCACGAAGCACTGAGGGCCGGCGAGGTCCCGGTGGGCGCAGTGGTAGTGATGGGTGGCGAAATCGTCGCTAGG
This is a stretch of genomic DNA from Bacillota bacterium. It encodes these proteins:
- a CDS encoding helix-turn-helix domain-containing protein, yielding MPESGEHGQMSAHTEMYLEQLKQRAPERLEEFVRLQRLGDYLREKREGQGMSGREVARKLGISPNVVSEIETGKKSYPDRIYERFADAVHADQDEVFEIIGRTPLYLRRFFDESPGLQAIARLVLDLPDREDLLQKALDAVSHRVEDARR
- a CDS encoding transposase — encoded protein: MQYIVGVRLRGTRKVRGLVLSRAGRYQEVVHNLRAEEVWVDGRRYIVCHNPEEEEKDQRDREMLIEGLKEELKSGTPSLTKDPGYRRFLRVNGDEVFLDETKIKEDEQYDAKWVLRTNTSLPADEVVVQYKNLWMVESTFRKTKDLFETRPVFHEWDDTIRSRILSSFLALVLRHELEVRLEHRNEEVNWADVTCDIEALQQAAVSHEGRLYRLRLPLQGVCARVSRAVGAAIPPSVQPA